GTATGTGATATACCTAGTAGTATCACGTGGTTCAAAGGAGCGCTTTGGTCATGACAGCCTACCGCAAACTGAGCATCAAAATGAAAATGTTTCTGATGATTATGTTCATGATGGCGTTTATCATCATCCTGGCGTTTGGGTCCTTGTACTATACGTACTCGGTGTATGACAAACAGCTGTTTGATAAGTCGTCCCGACTGCTGAACCTTTCTTCGTCTACAGTGGATGTTGAACTTCAGAAGTTGGAAGCGTTATCATTAAACATGATCTCCGATACTCAGATTCAAAGAGCTTTGAAGTCGTTGCTGGATGACGATAGCGCATATTCAAGCTTTATTGAACGAAAGAAGATCACCGATCGGTTATGGGAGCATATTAGTGGGGCTGCACGTTATGTGCAGTCCGTTCATCTGATTGATTCCAGGGGAAGAGTCAATAAATATGGCGAGACACTAACCGTATCCCAGGAAAAATATGATCGGATGATTGCGGCAGCGGAGCAGGCCAATGGTGCAGTGCGCTGGCTATACCCGGATGACGATGACCCGATGCTGGTTATGGTGCGTCAAGTGCGAGCCTATGAACCGATGACCCTGGAACCGGTAGGCATACTGTTTCTGCGTATTAATATCGAGCGACTCGTTGAGGAGTATGCGGGCATCGATAGCCAGGACAGTGACATTATTTTAAAAGCAGGCAGTGAAGTTGTCTATCCATATCGCCAGCTAACGGAAGCGGTGTCCGCCGGACTGAATCCACTTCCAGGCAGTGGGGGATATGAGATCAAGAAGCTGGATGGGAGGGAGATATTTCTTTCCCAGAAGAAATCCGCCTACACCGGCTGGGTTTACTATAATATGGCCTCTTATGATGAAATTTTTGAACGTATTATATGGTTGAAAAATATACTGATCGTCGTTTATCTTATCGCCATTCTGGTTGTTCTCGCGCTTGGTAT
The nucleotide sequence above comes from Paenibacillus sp. W2I17. Encoded proteins:
- a CDS encoding sensor histidine kinase, with protein sequence MTAYRKLSIKMKMFLMIMFMMAFIIILAFGSLYYTYSVYDKQLFDKSSRLLNLSSSTVDVELQKLEALSLNMISDTQIQRALKSLLDDDSAYSSFIERKKITDRLWEHISGAARYVQSVHLIDSRGRVNKYGETLTVSQEKYDRMIAAAEQANGAVRWLYPDDDDPMLVMVRQVRAYEPMTLEPVGILFLRINIERLVEEYAGIDSQDSDIILKAGSEVVYPYRQLTEAVSAGLNPLPGSGGYEIKKLDGREIFLSQKKSAYTGWVYYNMASYDEIFERIIWLKNILIVVYLIAILVVLALGMVFARSLTRPIRQLISQMKEVQYGDLENMDANLTIPTHQHMDELGLLQRTYRLMITHINTLIKENYASQLVIKETEFKALQAQINPHFLYNALDSIHWLAKKNRQEQISSMVLSLGYLLRSSISFKQNIITIAEELEIVNHYITIQTYRFRQRLDFRMDVPAPYLGCAIPKLTLQPLLENAIQYGLEPQVGSCLIRVYAEISGGKLALIVEDHGPGMEPEYVEQVLRGEVKTRGTGIGLLNIRERVRLAFGEEYDVLLESKPGHGTRVTVLLPPPSPGKEEKLWEDGCE